The following proteins are co-located in the Castanea sativa cultivar Marrone di Chiusa Pesio chromosome 8, ASM4071231v1 genome:
- the LOC142608206 gene encoding peroxidase N-like: MCIETLTVRTEIALSFRVFLSFDQLCEAIEVSMTMSNSFYGYSFILTFFMLLLHAWSQLTPNFYDKTCPNLQNIVRNEVQKAFNKENRMAASLLRLHFHNCFVNGCDGSVLLDVSGGEKFALSNRNSVRGFEVVDSIKSTVERACPGVVSCADILALVARDSVVVTRGPSWTVLLGRRDGFVSISLNGTDAALPSAFDTLDAIIYKFKRVGLDEKDVVSLSGSHTIGLARCVAFSNRLFNFENTGRPDSTMDPYLLYQLRKLCPEKGDQNKTTLLDQYTEGRGCINIFDNHYFQNLLDGESVLSSDQALLSSSKTSYWVQIYNDDNDRFLDDFADAMIRMGNISPPSGSRGQIRKNCRRVN; the protein is encoded by the exons ATGTGCATCGAGACCTTAACAGTTCGCACTGAAATTGCATTATCATTTCGGGTCTTTTTATCCTTTGATCAGTTGTGTGAAGCTATTGAAGTAAGCATGACGATGTCTAACAGCTTTTATGGTTACTCTTTTATATTGACTTTCTTTATGTTGTTACTTCATGCATGGTCTCAACTGACCccaaatttttatgataaaacaTGTCCTAATCTTCAAAATATTGTGAGGAATGAGGTGCAAAAAGCTTTCAACAAGGAAAATCGTATGGCTGCCTCTTTGCTTCGGCTTCACTTTCATAACTGCTTTGTAAAT GGTTGTGATGGATCAGTATTGTTGGATGTAAGTGGTGGGGAGAAATTTGCCCTTTCCAACAGAAACTCAGTTAGAGGATTTGAAGTTGTAGATAGTATCAAAAGTACTGTGGAGAGAGCATGTCCTGGTGTTGTATCTTGTGCTGATATACTTGCCCTAGTTGCCCGAGATTCCGTGGTTGTT ACTAGAGGGCCATCATGGACTGTTTTGTTGGGCAGAAGAGATGGATTTGTGTCAATAAGCCTAAATGGAACAGATGCCGCACTTCCTTCTGCATTTGACACATTGGATGCAATCATTTACAAGTTCAAAAGAGTAGGCCTCGATGAAAAAGATGTGGTATCCTTATCGG gtTCTCATACAATTGGACTAGCTAGGTGTGTTGCCTTCAGCAACAGGTTGTTCAACTTTGAAAATACGGGCCGTCCAGACAGCACTATGGATCCATATCTGTTGTATCAGTTGCGAAAATTGTGCCCAGAGAAAGGTGACCAAAACAAGACAACACTCCTAGATCAATACACCGAAGGAAGGGGTTGCATTAATATTTTTGACAACCATTACTTCCAGAACTTGCTTGACGGAGAGAGCGTTCTTAGTTCCGACCAAGCTTTATTATCTAGTTCTAAAACTAGTTATTGGGTCCAAATTTATAACGATGATAATGATCGTTTCCTTGACGACTTTGCTGATGCCATGATCAGGATGGGGAACATAAGTCCGCCAAGTGGTTCCCGCGGACAGATTCGGAAGAACTGCAGGAGAGTGAATTGA
- the LOC142607023 gene encoding putative plastid-lipid-associated protein 12, chloroplastic isoform X1 — MFLKVYTTNLGFQSNPVPTSSPIFNPRTLPFKTPKLFESSSSQRNVFVYRSNVVDKQQLVSFNEAENQLIEALIGIQGRGRSASPQQLSDVTRAVQVLEGLEGVPDPTNSSLIEGRWQLMFTTRPGTASPIQRTFVGVDFFSVFQEVYLRTNDPRVSNIVRFSDAIGELKVEAAASIKDGKRILFQFDRAAFSFKFLPFKVPYPVPFRLLGDEAKGWLDTTYLSPSGDLRISRGNKGTTFVLQKKTEPRQRLLSTISTGKGVREAIDEFISSNQNLTGGETELQEGEWQMIWSSQVETDSWLENAGNGLMGIQIIKKNGQIKFLVDILLGIKFSMTGRFVKSGNSNSTYEITMDDAAIIGGQFGYPVEMESKFNLELLYSDDKIRITRGYNNIVFVHLRMDGLKKK, encoded by the exons ATGTTTCTCAAAGTCTATACAACAAATCTTGGATTTCAATCCAACCCAGTTCCCACATCCTCACCAATATTCAATCCAAGAACTCTCCCTTTCAAAACTCCCAAGCTCTTTGAGTCTTCAAGTAGTCAGAgaaatgtttttgtttatagGTCTAATGTTGTGGACAAGCAGCAACTAGTGTCATTCAATGAAGCTGAAAACCAGCTCATTGAAGCCCTTATTGGGATACAAGGCCGAGGCCGCTCTGCTTCTCCTCAGCAACTCAGT GATGTTACGCGCGCCGTGCAAGTTCTAGAAGGGTTAGAAGGTGTGCCGGATCCG ACAAACTCTAGCTTGATTGAAGGTCGATGGCAGTTAATGTTTACGACTAGACCTGGAACAGCATCTCCAATTCAG AGAACATTTGTGGGGGTTGACTTCTTTAGTGTATTTCAAGAGGTTTACCTTCGGACAAATGATCCACGTGTATCCAATATTGTAAGATTCTCTGATGCAATAGGTGAGCTAAAGGTGGAG GCAGCAGCATCAATTAAAGATGGTAAACGAATACTTTTCCAGTTTGATCGAGcagccttttcttttaaatttttaccaTTTAAAGTGCCATATCCAGTGCCATTTAGACTATTAGGAGATGAAGCAAAGGGTTGGTTAGACACGACATACTTGTCTCCTTCTGGAGACCTCCGTATCTCAAGAGGAAATAAG GGCACCACATTCGTGCTGCAAAAGAAAACTGAACCGAGGCAAAGATTACTGTCAACCATTTCCACCGGTAAAGGAGTTAGAGAG GCAATTGATGAGTTTATCTCCTCAAACCAGAATCTAACTGGAGGTGAAACAGAACTCCAAGAGGGTGAATGGCAAATGATTTGGAGTTCACAG GTAGAGACAGATAGTTGGCTGGAGAATGCTGGCAATGGTCTCATGGGCATACAG ATTATCAAGAAGAATGGACAAATAAAGTTTTTGGTTGACATCTTGCTTGGGATCAAATTCTCCATGACTGGTAGATTTGT GAAATCTGGCAACAGCAACAGCACATATGAAATCACAATGGATGATGCAGCAATAATCGGCGGTCAATTTGGATATCCTGTAGAGATGGAAAGCAAGTTTAACCTGGAGCTGCT ATATAGTGACGACAAGATCAGGATTACCCGGGGATACAACAATATTGTTTTTGTGCATTTAAGGATGGATggattgaaaaagaaataa
- the LOC142607023 gene encoding putative plastid-lipid-associated protein 12, chloroplastic isoform X2, with amino-acid sequence MFLKVYTTNLGFQSNPVPTSSPIFNPRTLPFKTPKLFESSSSQRNVFVYRSNVVDKQQLVSFNEAENQLIEALIGIQGRGRSASPQQLSDVTRAVQVLEGLEGVPDPTNSSLIEGRWQLMFTTRPGTASPIQAAASIKDGKRILFQFDRAAFSFKFLPFKVPYPVPFRLLGDEAKGWLDTTYLSPSGDLRISRGNKGTTFVLQKKTEPRQRLLSTISTGKGVREAIDEFISSNQNLTGGETELQEGEWQMIWSSQVETDSWLENAGNGLMGIQIIKKNGQIKFLVDILLGIKFSMTGRFVKSGNSNSTYEITMDDAAIIGGQFGYPVEMESKFNLELLYSDDKIRITRGYNNIVFVHLRMDGLKKK; translated from the exons ATGTTTCTCAAAGTCTATACAACAAATCTTGGATTTCAATCCAACCCAGTTCCCACATCCTCACCAATATTCAATCCAAGAACTCTCCCTTTCAAAACTCCCAAGCTCTTTGAGTCTTCAAGTAGTCAGAgaaatgtttttgtttatagGTCTAATGTTGTGGACAAGCAGCAACTAGTGTCATTCAATGAAGCTGAAAACCAGCTCATTGAAGCCCTTATTGGGATACAAGGCCGAGGCCGCTCTGCTTCTCCTCAGCAACTCAGT GATGTTACGCGCGCCGTGCAAGTTCTAGAAGGGTTAGAAGGTGTGCCGGATCCG ACAAACTCTAGCTTGATTGAAGGTCGATGGCAGTTAATGTTTACGACTAGACCTGGAACAGCATCTCCAATTCAG GCAGCAGCATCAATTAAAGATGGTAAACGAATACTTTTCCAGTTTGATCGAGcagccttttcttttaaatttttaccaTTTAAAGTGCCATATCCAGTGCCATTTAGACTATTAGGAGATGAAGCAAAGGGTTGGTTAGACACGACATACTTGTCTCCTTCTGGAGACCTCCGTATCTCAAGAGGAAATAAG GGCACCACATTCGTGCTGCAAAAGAAAACTGAACCGAGGCAAAGATTACTGTCAACCATTTCCACCGGTAAAGGAGTTAGAGAG GCAATTGATGAGTTTATCTCCTCAAACCAGAATCTAACTGGAGGTGAAACAGAACTCCAAGAGGGTGAATGGCAAATGATTTGGAGTTCACAG GTAGAGACAGATAGTTGGCTGGAGAATGCTGGCAATGGTCTCATGGGCATACAG ATTATCAAGAAGAATGGACAAATAAAGTTTTTGGTTGACATCTTGCTTGGGATCAAATTCTCCATGACTGGTAGATTTGT GAAATCTGGCAACAGCAACAGCACATATGAAATCACAATGGATGATGCAGCAATAATCGGCGGTCAATTTGGATATCCTGTAGAGATGGAAAGCAAGTTTAACCTGGAGCTGCT ATATAGTGACGACAAGATCAGGATTACCCGGGGATACAACAATATTGTTTTTGTGCATTTAAGGATGGATggattgaaaaagaaataa
- the LOC142607230 gene encoding uncharacterized protein LOC142607230, with the protein MNDQAKMMSQKPPQIPMMAQQPPPPPQILSQPPLIAQSQALSQSQMMMMKSQPNPQQPLPMLNPNLNRSFNIGNSNKVWSQQQQVSKVNYATAANSLKPSSKLGRSNWKGKNVGGDKRKDFKPAVSGGPSNISGGIVGAGGYKPPALHELQSQNRLKARKFYQKKKFNNTNNNNNGNIGKNNRFAPYAPRNTTSFIIRAKKAGGIADLVSPCPVTPAVLPTPIFSPSREVLGDMAKEEWGVDGYGSMKGLIRLRSPGHEHELVEEEEDENGGSSESDVEEHVEVERRLDHDLSRFEMIYPNYSGVEYNNVLENRVDDQDSHIAQLEEENLTLKERLFLMEREMGDLRRRLQFLERQSHVVGEDVNEEVVENGSENDSDGGLDAPATAMLRCENNGDYGSGSRGRRNGDEADGASDNECVGDVCMGEFLQEEKVGEERDGLVVKEVIAEKNESKGEEIVKDNVVMDEEMRTEAKNEEARSEFVTNEVNAAREDEITERKEFVQDGGIAEKDVSMNEVLGNVCSEKSIGDGD; encoded by the coding sequence aTGAACGATCAGGCTAAAATGATGAGTCAAAAGCCTCCGCAGATTCCGATGATGGCTCAGCAGCCTCCGCCTCCGCCGCAGATTCTCAGCCAGCCGCCGTTGATCGCTCAGTCACAGGCGTTGAGCCAGTCgcagatgatgatgatgaagagcCAGCCGAATCCGCAACAGCCACTTCCGATGCTGAACCCGAACCTGAACCGTAGTTTCAACATCGGCAATAGCAACAAGGTGTGGTCTCAGCAGCAACAAGTTTCGAAGGTGAACTACGCTACAGCGGCGAACTCGTTGAAACCGTCGTCGAAGCTCGGTCGGAGCAATTGGAAGGGAAAGAACGTCGGCGGTGATAAGCGCAAAGACTTTAAACCAGCGGTGAGTGGTGGTCCGAGTAATATTAGTGGTGGTATAGTCGGAGCCGGAGGGTATAAGCCACCGGCTCTTCACGAATTGCAGTCTCAGAATAGGTTAAAAGCTCGAAAATTTTACCAGAAGAAGAAATTCAATaacactaataataataacaatggcAATATTGGTAAGAACAATAGGTTTGCGCCTTATGCGCCGAGGAACACTACTTCGTTTATAATTAGGGCGAAGAAGGCTGGTGGGATAGCTGATTTGGTGTCGCCGTGTCCGGTTACTCCGGCGGTGCTGCCGACGCCGATATTCTCGCCTTCGCGGGAGGTTTTGGGGGATATGGCGAAGGAGGAGTGGGGTGTGGATGGTTATGGGTCGATGAAAGGGTTGATTAGGCTGCGGTCGCCGGGTCACGAGCATGAGttggtggaggaggaggaagacGAGAATGGTGGGTCGAGTGAGAGTGATGTGGAGGAGCATGTGGAGGTGGAGAGGAGGTTGGACCATGATTTGAGCCGGTTCGAGATGATTTACCCGAATTATAGTGGGGTTGAGTATAATAATGTGTTGGAGAATAGGGTGGATGATCAGGATTCGCATATTGCGCAGTTGGAGGAGGAGAATTTGACGTTGAAGGAGAGGTTGTTTTtgatggagagggagatggGGGACTTGAGGAGGAGGTTGCAGTTTCTGGAGAGGCAGAGCCATGTGGTGGGAGAGGATGTGAATGAGGAGGTGGTTGAGAATGGGTCTGAGAATGATAGTGATGGCGGGTTGGATGCCCCGGCCACGGCTATGCTGCGTTGCGAGAATAATGGGGATTATGGGTCGGGGAGTAGAGGGAGAAGGAATGGTGATGAGGCCGATGGTGCCTCGGATAATGAATGTGTTGGAGATGTTTGTATGGGGGAGTTTTTACAGGAAGAAAAggttggagaagaaagagatgGACTTGTAGTAAAAGAAGTGATTGCAGAGAAAAATGAATCCAAGGGTGAAGAAATCGTGAAGGACAATGTGGTAATGGATGAGGAAATGAGAACTGAGGCCAAGAATGAAGAAGCAAGGAGTGAATTTGTAACAAATGAAGTGAATGCGGCAAGGGAAGATGAGATCACAGAAAGGAAAGAGTTCGTACAAGATGGTGGGATTGCAGAGAAGGACGTGTCTATGAATGAGGTACTGGGGAATGTGTGCTCAGAGAAAAGCATTGGCGACGGTGACTGA